A region from the Arvicola amphibius chromosome 12, mArvAmp1.2, whole genome shotgun sequence genome encodes:
- the LOC119827352 gene encoding uncharacterized protein LOC119827352, which yields MSTCTHILPVLIQPVTFGSSVTIWHQLEQCVRKCAIQTELGKEKGREKEAESSLFKRKAGKNEKEGRRLKRNGLKVYGKLQKGDQVPGTQNSRIRFWEPVKAKYKPINYRAAGSQPAAQSLPSPRNSRSTGVLLHGKSLSKVNLMAVTRTLPVTVTERSTTISIAEQTGHTRDPALKRQQQKNPQGLMAATRVKGKSRSGVECGLPGMFICQHPVMEGEGAYREGLFIPADGYAVNHCWGEREGGVPQWCTHWEGGHAPVSQPLHAPVSSPNEPIGPPNIIINFLKHESRSGRIQKDEDCGEWDRDKAVTTCKQD from the exons ATGAGCACATGCACTCACATCCTGCCAGTTCTGATTCAACCTGTCACCTTTGGCAGCTCTGTTACCATATGGCACCAGTTGGAGCAGTGTGTGAGAAAGTGTGCCATCCAGACAGAGCTTggtaaagaaaagggaagggagaaagaggcagagagctcTCTCTTCaaaagaaaggcagggaaaaatgaaaaagagggcAGAAGACTAAAGAGAAACGGACTGAAGGTATATGGAAAGTTGCAGAA AGGAGACCAAGTGCCTGGAACACAAAACAGCCGCATCCGCTTCTGGGAGCCCGTCAAGGCCAAGTACAAACCTATCAATTACAGAGCTGCCGGTTCCCAGCCTGCGGCACAGTCTTTGCCGTCTCCGAGAAACTCAAGATCCACAGGTGTGCTCCTGCATGGGAAAAGCCTTTCTAAAGTGAATCTGATGGCGGTGACCAGAACTTTGCCAGTAACAGTGACTGAAAGAAGCACTACCATTTCCATAGCAGAG caaacaggaCATACTCGTGATCCAGCACTGAAAAggcaacaacagaaaaatcccCAGGGCTTGATGGCAGCCACTAGAGTCAAAGGAAAGAGCAGGAGTGGCGTGGAATGTGGACTTCCAGGCATGTTCATATGTCAGCATCCTGTCATGGAAGGAGAAGGGGCCTACAGGGAGGGCCTGTTCATCCCTGCGGATGGATATGCTGTTAATCATtgctggggggagagagagggaggtgttCCTCAATGGTGTACCCACTGGGAAGGTGGCCATGCTCCTGTAAGTCAACCCctccatgctcctgtaagcagcCCTAATGAACCCATTGGGCCACcaaacataataataaattttttaaaacatgaaagtaGAAGTGGAAGAATTCAGAAAGATGAAGATTGTGGGGAGTGGGACAGGGACAAGGCAGTAACAACCTGTAAACAGGattaa